The Pseudomonas graminis region CTCATCCGCGACATAAATGACTTACTATCGCGAATTCAGTTCATTAGTGGTGATCGCAATGTTCTCATCCGAGCGGCTCAAGGGCATTGACGTGTTTGTGGCCGTGGCCGATTTCGGCAGCTTCGCCAGCGCCGCGCTGAAGCTGAACCTGACGCCGTCGGCGGTCAGCAAAAGCATCGCCCGGCTGGAGCAGCGATTGGGCCAGCGCCTGTTCAATCGCACCACACGCCGCTTGGCCCTCACCGAGGCCGGTGTGAAGTTCTACGCCACCTGCAGCGGCGTGCTGGCTGACCTCGAAGAAGCTGAATTGGCGCTCGCGTCGGAGCGGCATGAACCCCATGGGCGGGTTCGAATTGATTTGCCCGCCTCTTACGGGCGCCTCCATGTGTTGCCGCTGATTCTCAATTTCGTCAGGGAGTACCCGCTGCTGCAACCGCACATTTCCTTCTCCGACCGGTTCATCGATCCGGTGCATGAAGGCATCGATATTGTGGTGAGGATCGGCGGACGCGATGCCTGGGCGGCGGGGCTGGGGCATCGGTTCATTGGCGCCCAGCGACTGGTGTTCTGTGCCGCACCGAGTTACATCGCCGAACACGGTCGGCCTGAAACTGACGCTGATCTCGAGGATCATCATTGCATCGCCTACGGCCAGTCCGACGGGCAGGTCCAACCTTGGTACTTTCGCGGGCGCGTGCCGGGGGACCAGGAGCG contains the following coding sequences:
- a CDS encoding LysR substrate-binding domain-containing protein yields the protein MFSSERLKGIDVFVAVADFGSFASAALKLNLTPSAVSKSIARLEQRLGQRLFNRTTRRLALTEAGVKFYATCSGVLADLEEAELALASERHEPHGRVRIDLPASYGRLHVLPLILNFVREYPLLQPHISFSDRFIDPVHEGIDIVVRIGGRDAWAAGLGHRFIGAQRLVFCAAPSYIAEHGRPETDADLEDHHCIAYGQSDGQVQPWYFRGRVPGDQERRVIHPRIAVGDGEGEVSATLAGHGIAQLPTWLVQTHLNEGRLVEVLPELATDGLPMNLVWLKTREALPKVSILLKYLSEHLAPYGSVDSATAPA